Part of the Fusobacterium sp. JB019 genome is shown below.
TTCAGCAGTTAGAATAACTCATTTCTCAACAGGAATAGTAACTACTTGTCAACAAGAAAGATCTCAACTTCTTAATAAAGAAAAAGCTATTAAAGTTTTAAAATCAAAGTTATTAGATTTAGAAATTCAAAAAAAAGAAGCTGAAATGAAAAAAATTCAAGGAGAGCAAAGTGAAATAGGTTGGGGAAATCAGATAAGATCGTATGTGTTTCAACCATATATGTTAGTCAAAGATCATAGAACTAATTGTGAAGTAGGTAACGTTAAATTGGTTATGGATGGAGGAATAGATAAATTTATTAATTTTTATTTAAGATGGTTGAAAAGTAAATAGTACTTTAAAAATCGGTTAAATTATGGTAAACTTCAAGATAAGGAAAATAGAATAGGGGGAAAAGCAATGACAAAAAAAATAAGAACAAGAGTTGCGCCATCTCCAACAGGAGATCCGCATGTAGGGACAGCATATATTGCTATGTTTAATATAGCTTTTGCACATGTAAATAACGGAGAATTTATTTTAAGAATAGAAGATACAGATCAAGTGAGATCAACAAAAGAGTCAGAAAAAATGATATTTGATTCTTTAAACTGGCTAGGATTAAATTGGAGTGAAGGTCCAGATATTTTAGGGCCTTACGGTCCTTATAGGCAATCAGAAAGATTTGACATGTATGGAGATTATGCTAGAGCACTAGTAGAAAAAGGTGAAGCTTATTATTGTTTCTGTACTTCAGAAAGGTTATCAAATTTAAGAGAAAGACAAAAAGCAATGAAAAAAGCTCCAGGGTATGATGGACATTGCAGAAGTTTGTCTAAAGAAGAAGTGAAAGCAAAATTAGATGCAGGTGAGCCTTATGTAATAAGATTAAAAATGCCTTATGAAGGTCAGACAATAGTTCATGATAGATTAAGAGGAGATATAGTGTTTGAAAACAGCATTATAGATGATCAAGTATTATTGAAAGCGGATGGGTACCCAACATATCATTTAGCAAATGTTGTAGATGATCATTTGATGGAAATAACTACAGTTATTAGAGCAGAAGAATGGATATCATCAACACCAAAGCATATACAATTATATAAAGCTTTTGGGTGGGATCAACCAGAATTTATTCATATGCCATTGTTAAGAAACAGCGATAGAACTAAAATATCTAAAAGAAAAAACCCAGTTTCTTTAAATTGGTATAAAGAAGAAGGATATTTAAAAGAGGGATTGTTAAATTTCTTAGGAATGATGGCATATTCATTTAAAGAAGGAAAAGAAATATTTAGTCTTCAAGAATTTAAGGATACATTTAATATAGATAATGTTTCTT
Proteins encoded:
- the gltX gene encoding glutamate--tRNA ligase — encoded protein: MTKKIRTRVAPSPTGDPHVGTAYIAMFNIAFAHVNNGEFILRIEDTDQVRSTKESEKMIFDSLNWLGLNWSEGPDILGPYGPYRQSERFDMYGDYARALVEKGEAYYCFCTSERLSNLRERQKAMKKAPGYDGHCRSLSKEEVKAKLDAGEPYVIRLKMPYEGQTIVHDRLRGDIVFENSIIDDQVLLKADGYPTYHLANVVDDHLMEITTVIRAEEWISSTPKHIQLYKAFGWDQPEFIHMPLLRNSDRTKISKRKNPVSLNWYKEEGYLKEGLLNFLGMMAYSFKEGKEIFSLQEFKDTFNIDNVSLGGPVFDLVKLGWINNQHMRLKDLKELTDLATPFFIEEGYVEKQMTSHERVAMERIVELLREHAHTLKEIAKEAAVYYKDDYDLPEVKEDMNKKERKGIERLHKAIEDETGKKSIKLFLEKLREFPTEEIELDSAKKLLTDTLEEIGEGPGKVYMPLRAVLTGEPRGADLYNLIFVIGKTRTIARIENMIKKYNI